Part of the Vibrio celticus genome, TTACTCTATTGATAAGAAATGCATGCATGCTTGCCGTGATAGCTGGTTGTTGGCTGTCGCAGAAAACGAGCAGTTTGGTATGTCTAAGCGAGATATTACTCACAACATTAATTTCTTTATGAATGTACCAGTGACTGCCGAAGGTGGTCTTACGTTTGCCGATGGCATCAGTGGTGCGGGTAAATATGTAGAGCTCAAAGCCCACATGGATACCATCGTTTTAATGTCGAACTGCCCACAATTGAATAATCCATGTAATGCCTACAATCCAACGCCTGTTGAGATCATCGTTTGGCAATAAAGTCAGCAAGATAGCTGAGAAAATGAGTAAGGGACGACCCTAGTTAATGCTCTATTTTTTCCGGGACGACCCGGATTTTAGGGACGAAAATATGTTTAGTAAGGTATTAATTGCTAACCGTGGAGCCATTGCTTGCCGAGTTATCCGCACATTAAAACAACTTAATATCGGCAGCGTTGCCATTTACAGTGAAGCAGACTCTCAAAGTCTCCACGTTGTCGGTGCTGATGAAGCGTTTTCTTTAGGTCAAGGTGGCGCGACTGAGACCTACCTTAATCAAGACAAAATTATTGCGATTGCCAAAGAGTCTGGCGCACAAGCGATTCATCCTGGCTACGGCTTTTTAAGTGAAAACCCAGAGTTTGTCGAACGATGCGAACAAGAAGGATTGGTCTTTTTAGGACCAACAGCAGAACAAATGCGATCTTTTGGCCTTAAACACTCTGCGCGTAACATCGCTACTCAAGCAAATGTGCCGCTTCTCCCAGGCACAGACTTACTCAATGACAAACAACAAGCACTGCAGGAAGCAGAGAAAATCGGCTACCCAGTGATGTTGAAAAGCACGGCTGGTGGCGGTGGCATCGGCATGCAGTGCTGTTTTACCAGCCAAGAACTCGATGAGGCTTATGATAGCGTTAAGAGACTGAGTGCGAATAATTTCAGTAACAGCGGCGTGTTCCTCGAGAAGTTTATTCAACAAGCACGTCATATCGAAGTACAGATTTTCGGTGATGGGCAAGGCCACGTAGTTGCATTAGGTGAACGTGATTGCTCGGCACAGCGTCGTAACCAGAAAGTCATCGAAGAGACACCCGCGCCTAACCTCAACGATGATACTCGAACTAAGCTGCAAGATACCGCAGTGAGATTGGCCAGTGAGGTTAACTACCGTAATGCTGGTACCGTCGAGTTTGTATTAGATCAGCAAACACAAGCGTTCTATTTCTTAGAGGTAAATACCCGCTTACAAGTTGAGCATGGCGTAACCGAAGAAGTGTTTGGTGTGGATCTTGTCGAATGGATGGTTCGTCAAGGGGCTGAACGGCTAGAACTAGAGACACTTAGCGCCACCCTTAAATCACAAGGTCACGCGATTCAGGTAAGGCTTTACGCTGAAGACGCTAATAAAAACTTCCAGCCGTGTGCAGGTCTATTAAGTCATGTTGAGTGGGCAGAGCAAGAGAACTTGCGCATCGAACACTGGATAGAAGCTGGTGTTGAAGTGTCGCCATTCTTTGACCCGATGTTAGCGAAAGTGATCGTTCATTCCGATGATAGAAATACGGCACTGGCAGAGCTTAAGCAAAGCCTCGGCAACAGCAATATCTACGGCATCGAACACAACAAGGCATATCTAAGCCAACTGCTTGCCAGCGAACTGGTAAAGAAAGGTGAAGTGCTGACTCAGTCTCTTAACAGTTTTGAGTTTAAACCGAACACTTTTGACGTCATCAGTGGCGGAACCCAAACCACGATTCAAGATTACCCGGCTCGAACTGGCTACTGGGATATTGGCGTACCATCATCAGGCCCAATGGATGCGCTGAGCTTCCGTTTAGCGAATACATTACTTGCCAATGAAGAATCAAGTGCAGGCTTGGAAATCATTGTTTCAGGGCCAACGCTCAAATTTAACCAAGAAACTCGCATCGCTCTGACAGGTGCAAGCATTCAAGCGACATTGGATGGTGAATCGGTCGCAATGAGCGAAGCGGTTGAAATAAAGCCAGGACAAACCCTTAAGCTTGGCAAAGTGCTAGACGGCGCTCGAACATACCTGGCAATTCAGGGCGGTATTGATTGCCCCGAGTATCTTGGGAGTCGTTCAACCTTCACGCTAGGTCAATTTGGTGGTCATGCTGGCCGCGCATTGCTCGCCGGTGATGTTTTACATATCAAAGAAGCCACTCCAAAGAGTACCACTGAGATCAGTTCCATTACTCAACCGGAGTTCAACGGTGAATGGCAGATCCGAGTGATTTATGGCCCGCACGGAGCGCCAGATTTCTTCACTCAAGAAGATATTGATGCCTTCTTTGATGCTGAGTGGAAGGTGCACTTTAACTCAAGTCGTACTGGCGTTCGTTTAATCGGACCTAAGCCCAACTGGGCGCGCGCAGACGGTGGGGAAGCTGGTCTTCATCCATCCAATATTCACGATAACGCTTACGCGGTTGGCACGATAGACTTTACTGGTGACATGCCAGTTATCTTAGGTCCAGACGGCCCAAGTCTTGGCGGCTTTGTTTGCCCCGCCACCATCATCAAAGCCGACCTTTGGAAGATGGGGCAGCTCAAAGCAGGGGACAAAATTCGATTTACACCTGTAACGGTGGAAGATGCGGAGCTTGCCGAACGCGCGCAGCTTACTCAGATCGAAACGGGTGTAATCGAAGAAATGGTGCTGCCAATAGCAGAGCTTGATTCACCCATCATTAAGACTATCCCAGCAAGCCAATATGGTGAGCAAGTGGCTTACCGCCCAAGCGGGGAAGATTACCTGCTGGTGGAGTATGGCCCACAGATGCTCGACATTCGTTTACGATTCCGAGTCCACGCATTGATGCTCAAGCTTCAAGAGCGAAACTTGGTAGGTGTTCATGAGCTGACGCCGGGTATTCGTTCCCTACAAATTCATTACGATAACCTTGTAATGCCAAGAGATCAGTTGCTTGATGAGCTAGAAGCGATCGAAGCCATGCTGGATAGTATTGATGATCTGACTGTACCAGCTCGCGTGGTGCATCTGCCTTTATCTTGGGATGACGAAGCAACGCGCTTGGCGATTCGTAAATACGATGAAGTGGTACGCAAAGACGCGCCTTGGTGCCCAGATAACATTGAGTTTATCCGCCGCATCAATGGACTTGATTCCGTCGAAGACGTTAAGCGCATCGTGTTTGATGCCAGCTACCTCGTGATGGGGCTAGGGGATGTGTACCTTGGCGCACCTGTAGCAACGCCAATGGACCCTCGCCATCGTTTAGTTACCACAAAATACAACCCAGCTCGAACTTGGACTCCAGAAAATGCCGTTGGTATCGGTGGTGCGTATATGTGTGTCTACGGTATGGAAGGCCCGGGTGGCTACCAGTTTGTCGGTCGTACGCTACAGATGTGGAATCGCTATCGTCAAACCGAAGCCTTCACCAAACCTTGGCTACTGCGCTTTTTTGACCAAATCAAGTTCTATGAAGTCAGTGCGGATGAGCTACTCGATATTCGTGAGAAACACCCTCAAGGCCACTACCCAGTGAAAATTGAAGAAACGGAGTTTTCTTTAGCGGATTACCAATCACTGCTTCATGAGCATGCCGATGAAATTAAGCACGCGAAAGCGCGCCAGCAAAAGGCATTCGAAGAGGAGCGCCAGCGTTGGGAAGAGTCTGGGCAAGCGAATTTTGTTGCAACAGAAATCGAGCAATCAAGCGTACAAACCGAGCTCGAAGAAGGGCAGGAAGCGATTGAAAGCCACGTTGCGGGTAATATTTGGCAAGTGCTTGTCGAGCCTGGTCAAACCGTGAAAGAGAATGACGTAGTGATGATTCTAGAAGCGATGAAAATGGAGTTAGAAGTCACCGCGAGTGTCTCGGGCGTCATTGATTCAATATGTCATGAAGCAGGTGCTCAAGTGCACGCTGGCGAGCCATTACTGGTTGTTAATACATGCGCAGCATAGCAGTTTGAGGATAGATAGATAAATGACTAATTCAAATACGACGCTTCAAGCAGCGACAGAGCCACTGACCATCAGCGGCCTATGTGAGGCCTACCGCAGTGGTGAACTTGACGTAGAGCAGTTTTTGCGTAACAAGCTCGAACAAGTCAGAGCCGACAAATCCAATGCTTGGCTATCAGTGATTTCTGACCAGCAACTTGACGCGTATCTAGCTAAACTTGCAGAACAGGACATTGAACAGTTACCCCTGTTTGGCGTGCCTTTTGCCATCAAAGATAATATCGATTTGCAAGGGTTGGGTACGACTGCTGGCTGCGAAGCCTACCGCTACCAACCATCAGAATCCGCCTATCTGGTTAAGCAGTTGACCAACGCTGGCGCGGTACCTTTGGGTAAAACGAGCCTTGATCAGTTTGCAACCGGTTTAGTGGGTACACGTAGCCCTTGGGGAGCGGTGAACAACAGTTTTGATCCGCAGTATATCTCAGGTGGCTCAAGCTCTGGCAGTGCAGTTGCCGTAGCGACCAACCAAGTATGTTTTGCATTAGGAACCGATACTGCAGGCTCTGGCCGTGTACCAGCAGCATTTAATAACCTATTCGGCCTCAAGCCAAGTAAGGGGCTGTTAAGTTGCAGTGGTGTCGTCCCCGCATGTCGTACATTAGATTGCGTTACATTCTTCACTAAAAGTGCAGAAGACCTGAGCACACTCTATCAAGTGGGAGCGAGCTATGATGAGAGCGATTGCTACGCTCGCTATGCTATTGAACAAGGGCTTGAAGCAACCACTCAGTTTTCTGGATTGAGAGTCGGAGTGCCATCCGAGGAGCAGCTAAAGTTCTTTGGCAACGAAGAGTATCGTAAGCTCTATGCTCAGTCGGTTGCTCGCCTAGAGTCATTGGGGGCAGAAGTCATACCATTTGATTTGTCGCCATTCATAGAGGCGGCTAACCTGCTTTATCAAGGCCCTTGGGTTGCAGAAAGATATGCTGCTATTGAATCCTTCTTCAATAGTAATCAAGAGCAGTGTTTGGAAGTGATTCAAACGATTGTTGGTGGAGCCAAAGACCTTTCTGCTACCGATACATTTAAAGCCATATACCAACTGCAAGCATTTAAAGTTCAGTGCGACCAGTTGATGGACAATGTTGATGCTGTGCTGACGCCAACCGCAGGCACGATTTATACTATTGATGAAGTGAATAACGACCCGATTGCCCTAAATAGCAACCTCGGTTACTACACCAACTTCATGAACCTACTCGACTACAGCGCGATAGCAATGCCCGCAGGTTTCACCGAAGCTGGATTGCCGTTTGGTGTCACCCTGTTTGCCCAAGCCTTCCAAGACGAAGTCTTGATTGCATTAAGTAAAGAGTGGCAGCAGGCGATGAATTTGCCACTGGGGGCAACACTAGTTGAACTCGAGAGTAGCGAGAGTGTGGATTTGCTAGTTTGTGGTGCTCACATGAAAGACTTAGCGCTTAATCATCAACTAATAGAGTTAGGTGCGAACTTTAAACAGCGAACCACTACATCAAAGAATTATTCTCTGTATTGCCTAGCAGGTGGGCCACCACTAAGGCCTGGACTAGTCCGTAGCCCAAACAAGGGTGAAAAGATTGAGGTCGAAATCTGGCGAGTGCCTAAAAAGCA contains:
- the uca gene encoding urea carboxylase yields the protein MFSKVLIANRGAIACRVIRTLKQLNIGSVAIYSEADSQSLHVVGADEAFSLGQGGATETYLNQDKIIAIAKESGAQAIHPGYGFLSENPEFVERCEQEGLVFLGPTAEQMRSFGLKHSARNIATQANVPLLPGTDLLNDKQQALQEAEKIGYPVMLKSTAGGGGIGMQCCFTSQELDEAYDSVKRLSANNFSNSGVFLEKFIQQARHIEVQIFGDGQGHVVALGERDCSAQRRNQKVIEETPAPNLNDDTRTKLQDTAVRLASEVNYRNAGTVEFVLDQQTQAFYFLEVNTRLQVEHGVTEEVFGVDLVEWMVRQGAERLELETLSATLKSQGHAIQVRLYAEDANKNFQPCAGLLSHVEWAEQENLRIEHWIEAGVEVSPFFDPMLAKVIVHSDDRNTALAELKQSLGNSNIYGIEHNKAYLSQLLASELVKKGEVLTQSLNSFEFKPNTFDVISGGTQTTIQDYPARTGYWDIGVPSSGPMDALSFRLANTLLANEESSAGLEIIVSGPTLKFNQETRIALTGASIQATLDGESVAMSEAVEIKPGQTLKLGKVLDGARTYLAIQGGIDCPEYLGSRSTFTLGQFGGHAGRALLAGDVLHIKEATPKSTTEISSITQPEFNGEWQIRVIYGPHGAPDFFTQEDIDAFFDAEWKVHFNSSRTGVRLIGPKPNWARADGGEAGLHPSNIHDNAYAVGTIDFTGDMPVILGPDGPSLGGFVCPATIIKADLWKMGQLKAGDKIRFTPVTVEDAELAERAQLTQIETGVIEEMVLPIAELDSPIIKTIPASQYGEQVAYRPSGEDYLLVEYGPQMLDIRLRFRVHALMLKLQERNLVGVHELTPGIRSLQIHYDNLVMPRDQLLDELEAIEAMLDSIDDLTVPARVVHLPLSWDDEATRLAIRKYDEVVRKDAPWCPDNIEFIRRINGLDSVEDVKRIVFDASYLVMGLGDVYLGAPVATPMDPRHRLVTTKYNPARTWTPENAVGIGGAYMCVYGMEGPGGYQFVGRTLQMWNRYRQTEAFTKPWLLRFFDQIKFYEVSADELLDIREKHPQGHYPVKIEETEFSLADYQSLLHEHADEIKHAKARQQKAFEEERQRWEESGQANFVATEIEQSSVQTELEEGQEAIESHVAGNIWQVLVEPGQTVKENDVVMILEAMKMELEVTASVSGVIDSICHEAGAQVHAGEPLLVVNTCAA
- the atzF gene encoding allophanate hydrolase; the protein is MTNSNTTLQAATEPLTISGLCEAYRSGELDVEQFLRNKLEQVRADKSNAWLSVISDQQLDAYLAKLAEQDIEQLPLFGVPFAIKDNIDLQGLGTTAGCEAYRYQPSESAYLVKQLTNAGAVPLGKTSLDQFATGLVGTRSPWGAVNNSFDPQYISGGSSSGSAVAVATNQVCFALGTDTAGSGRVPAAFNNLFGLKPSKGLLSCSGVVPACRTLDCVTFFTKSAEDLSTLYQVGASYDESDCYARYAIEQGLEATTQFSGLRVGVPSEEQLKFFGNEEYRKLYAQSVARLESLGAEVIPFDLSPFIEAANLLYQGPWVAERYAAIESFFNSNQEQCLEVIQTIVGGAKDLSATDTFKAIYQLQAFKVQCDQLMDNVDAVLTPTAGTIYTIDEVNNDPIALNSNLGYYTNFMNLLDYSAIAMPAGFTEAGLPFGVTLFAQAFQDEVLIALSKEWQQAMNLPLGATLVELESSESVDLLVCGAHMKDLALNHQLIELGANFKQRTTTSKNYSLYCLAGGPPLRPGLVRSPNKGEKIEVEIWRVPKKQLGALLVQIPHPLGLGSVETDSGEWVKGFICEGIGIEGATDITEAGGWRYFLEKS